The Stenotrophomonas sp. ASS1 genome segment GAACAGGCTGGACTGCACCTGCACCATCACCCGGTGGCCCTTCTGGAACGTGTGGTTGGCATTGGGCAGGTCGAAGCGGTACGGCAGCACCTGGTTCGCCGCCAGCGGCTTCGGATCGCTGAAGCTTTCGCGGTAGCGGCCACGGAAGATCGCCAGCGACACAGGCAGCTCGTAGCCACCCATCTCCGGCGTCGACGCTTCCTGGTCCGGATACACGTCGATCAGCTTCACCACCCAGTCACTGTCGGTGCCACTGGTCGAGGCCTGCAGGTGCACCACCGGCGCGCCGCCGATGCGCAGCGGCGCGGCCAGCGGTTCGGTGATGAAGGTCAGCACGTCCGGGCGGCCATCAACGAAGCGCTGGTCCTTGACCAGCCAGGTGGTCCACATGTCACGGTCACCGAAACGCACCGGGCGCGGCACGAACGGCACCGGCTTTGCCGGGTCGGACACGTACTCCTCGAAGTCCCCCTCGCCCGCCGCCGGCGCCTGGAATGCCAGCTTGCCGCCGGCCCGCAGGTACAGCGGCTTGCTGCTGGCGGCACAGCCCTTGTCGCAGCTGCGCGGCCAACCCTTCAGGCGATCCCAGTGGTTCTCGCCGGTGTTGTAGATCAGCACCGGCGGCGTGTCCGCCTTCGGCGCACCGTCCACCAGGTACTGGTCGAAGAACGGCTTGAGTACATCACGGCGGAACTGCAGCGCGGTATCGCCGTCGAACTTCAGCGCGCCCAGTTCGCTGCCGCTGTAGTTCACCTGGCTGTGCCGCCACGGCCCCATCACCAGGTAATTGCGGTTGTTGCCGCTGTCGCGCCCTTCCATTGCCTGGTAGGCGTGGTTGGCGCCCCACATGTCCTCCTGGTCCCACAGGCCCTGCAGCCACATGGTCGGCACCTTCAACGGTGTTTTCGCCATCACCGCGTCCAGCGCCTGACCCTGCCAGAAGCCGTCATAGGCCGGGTGCTCCACCAGTTTCTTCCACCAGGTCAGCTGGTCCACGCCGGTGAAACGCGCGTAGTCGCCGGCCGAACCGATACGCAGGAAGGTGCTGTAGTCATCGTAGCCGAGGCTGGGCAGCGGCGTGCCCTTGCCGCGCTTCTCGGTCTGCATCGCGAAGTAGTTGAAATTGACCTGGCGGAACGCGCCGTAGTTGAGCCAGTCGTCGCCCATCCAGCCATCCACCATCGGGCTCTGCGGCGCGGCCACCTTCAGCGCCGGGTGCGGGTCGGTCAGCGCCATCACCACGGTGAAGCCCTCGTACGACGAGCCGAGCATACCGACCTTGCCGTTGCTCTCCGGCACGTTCTTCACCAGCCAGTCGATGGTGTCCCAGGCGTCGGTGGAGTGGTCCACCTTGGTGTTGTTCAACGGTCCGCGCAGCGGCCGGGTCATCACGTAATCGCCCTCGGAGCCATACTTGCCGCGGATGTCCTGGAATACGCGGATGTAACCGCCATCGACAAATACCTCGTCGCCCTGCGGCAGCAGGTCGCGCATGCGCGGCGAATCACTGCGGCTGGCGCGGCCGGCAGCATCGTAAGGCGTGCGGGTGAGCAGGATCGGGGCATTGCGCGCGCCCTTGGGCACCACGATCACCGTATACAGCTTGGTGCCATCGCGCATCGGCACCATCACCACGCGCTTGTCGTAGTCACGACCGACATCAGGGGCAACGAAGGGCTTGCCGCTGATGTCCGGGGTCATCGGCGGGGTTTCGGCGGCCAGCACGGTGCTGGACAGGCAAAGGGCAATGGCTACAGCGACGGCACGCACACGCATGGACAACCCCTCCCGGCAGGAAAGCCTCAAGCCTACTCCTGCCTTGAGCCGTGAAGTGTGTGCAGGCTTTGCATTCTGCGGTGGATGCAGGCAGGACTGATGGCACATGTGCGACCAGCTGCTGCGCTCGTCGGCAACCGGTAGTGCCGGCCGCTGGCCGGCAACTTCATCCACCTCGGGCACGGTACGCGGTTGCCGGCCAGCGGCCGGCACTACCGATCAGGCTGCCGTTACCTCATGCAGCGCCAGCCAGCGCCAACGCCCCTCTTCCCGCCGCAGCACCGCCAGCGATTCCCGCCATACGGGCTCGCCGCCATCGATCGCATGCCCTTCGCGATAGCGCAGCACCGCCAGCGGTGATGGCGCCTCCACCGCCTGCACGGCGTCGATGGAAATCTGCAGCCCTGGACGCGCGCCATGGCCACCCGCGAACAGTGCCTGCAAGGCATTCCGATCCAGCCTGCGACCCGCGATGCCGACCATGCTGAAGTCCGCGCAGAAATGCGCCATCAGGTCCTCCAGTGCGTCGGTGCCGGCGTCGGCGCGGAACCAGGCCTGCAGCTTGTCGTGCAGGTGGTGGACTTCGTGTTCTGCGATGGTATCCATCAGGTGTCCTCCGGTTGTGAAAGGGTGAGCAACTGCGGCCGGCGCAGCAGCGCCATCGGCAGCAGGGTCAGTACGGCGGCCAGACCCAGCGCCGCGCCGGTGGCGCGGGCCGGCAGCCACTGCATGGCCAAGGCCAGCAGCAGCGCGATGGCCGCGGTGCCCAGGCAGAAGCTGAGCTGGCGATTGAGGTTCCAGAGCGCACTGGCATCGCCCAATGCTTCGCCCTCGACCCCATGGAAGGCCAGCGTCTGCGCCGTGCTGCTGCACAGGCTGCCGCCGGCGCCCATCAAGGCAAACAGCCATGCTGCAATGGCAAAGACCGGGTGTGGCAGCAGCGCCATCAACAACAGGCCGCAGGCCTGCAGGAGCATGCCCGCACGCAGCACCGAGGCTGGTCCGAAGCGAGCCAGCAGGCGCTTGCTGGCCGTGATCGCAATGGCCGAGGCCAGCGCCCACGGCAGCATCAGCGCGCCGATGCGCGCGGCACTATAGCCGGCCTGGTGCAACTGCAGGGTACTGACCAGCTGGCTGCCGATGAACACACCGGGTACGGCCAGATAGATCAGCATCGCCAGGCGCAGCCCGCGATGGGACAGCAGCGACCAGCGCAGCAGGGGCTGCGCCTGCTGCCGTGCATGCCGCAGGTGGGCCGCCGCCAGCAGCAGTGCGACCAACAGCAACACGGCACCGGCGCCGCGATGTCCGGGCTCGCCCAGCCAGGTCAACGCCAGCAGCAGCGCGCCCAGCGCCGCCATCGCGGTGGACAGCGCATAGGCCTGCAGGCGTGGCGCACTACGCGCGCCATCGGCCGGCATCCACGCCAGCACCAGTCCAATCGCCACCACGGCCAGCGGCAGGCTGGCCCAGAGCACACCGCGCCAGGACAACCACTGCACCAGCAGCCCACCGAGCGCAGGCGCCAGTGCCGGCACCAGCAGCGCCACCAGCAGGATGCGGCGGGTCAGCGCGCCACGCTGGTCAGGCGTGCACTGTCGGTACGCTGCCGCTTGTGCCACCGGAATCAGCAGGCCACCAGCCAGGCCCTGCAGCAGGCGCCAGCCCAGCAGCCAGCCGATACCCGGTGCTGCGCCGGCCAGCGCAGCGGCAACCGCGAACAGCAGCAACGCCACCAGCAGCAGGCGGCGCTCACCACAACGCGCGGCCAGCCAGGGCGCCAGCGGAATCACCACGCTCAGGCCCAGCATGTAGGCGGTGCCCACCCAGGCCAGGGTACTGATATCGGCGTGCAGCTCCGCTGCCAATGCCGGATAGGCCACCGTGGCGATGAACATGTTGACCAGATCCAGGGCGAACACCAGCAGGAAGATCGCCTCATGGCGCAGGCGGGGGGACGGCATCGGCGGCACTCCAGCGGGCAAGCGGCCAGCATGCGGTCCGGGCCTTGTTGGAAAAACACGACGACAGCTGCAACACTGTCAAATATGTTTTGACAATGGACCGCCATGGTCAGCCTCGATCGTTTCGATATCTTCCGCGCCGTGGTCGAGGCCGGCAGCCTGACCGCTGCGGCCGATCGCCTCGGCCTCAGCCGCGCGGTGGTCAGCTTCAACCTGAAGCGGCTGGAGCAGGAGCTGGGTGTGACCCTGCTGCTGCGCAGTACCCGTCACCTGGCCCTGACCGACGCCGGCGAACAGTTCCTGCAGCACTGCGTGCAGGCGTTGGATGCAGCGCAGGCGGCGATCGATGCCGCCCGCCGCGACCAGCACCAGCTGCAGGGTGTGTTGCGCCTGACCACCACCCCGGAGTACGCGCAGCTGCGCCTGATTCCCGCACTGGAAGCCTTCCGTGCGCGGCATCCGGCCCTGCAGTTGCACCTGTCGACCTCACCGGCGCCGGCCGACCTGATTCCCGAACGCTTCGACCTGGCGATCCGCCTCGGCCGTCTGCCCGATTCGGGCCTGCACGCCAGCGAACTGGAACGGCACCCACTGTGCGCGGTAGCGGCGCCGTGCCTGCTGGCACGCCTGCCCTCTGCCGATGCTGCCGATGACCCCGTGCAGCTGGGCACCCTGCCCCGCCTCGGCTACCCGCGCCTGGCCGACGTGCCGGTGGTGGCACCGGATGGCAGCGACGCCTTGTTTGCCACCAACCCGGGCAACGCAGTGGTGCGCGTGGATGGCGCCAGCAGCCTGCGGGCGTTCGCCCTGGCCGGCGCCGGGGTTACCGTGCTGCCGCGTTGGCTGATCGAGGACGACCTGGCCCAGGACCGGCTGCGGCCAGTACTGCGCCAGCACCGGTTCCCGCAGCAGAGCGTGTACGCGGTCTACCCGCACAGCACGCAGCCCTCACCGAAGGTGCGGCAGCTGATTGATTTCCTGCGCGGGTGGTTTGTCACCTGAAAAAAGGGGACGGAGGGGATTAAGTCGTTTATGCATAAACGACTTAATCCCCTCCGTCCCCTTTTTTGCATGGCCCCTTGCGGGGCCATGCCTTCAGGCATCAGCGCAGCACCTGCTCCACCAGCTGCACATCCACCGTCTGCAGCGGCTCGGCAGCGTTGCGCGACAGCTGCACCTGGTAGGTGCCGCCATCGATCTTCCACTGGCGGGCCTGCGCATCGTAGTGAGCCAGCGTCTTCGGCTCGGCTTCGATGCGGATGCGGCGCTGTTCGCCCGGCTGCAGGGTCACCTTGTCGTAGCCGATCAGGCGGATCGGCGTGGTGCTGCCGGCCGGCAGCTTCAGGTACAGCTGGGCCACGTCGGCGCCGGCACGCTTGCCGGTGTTGCGGATGTCGACGCTGGCGACCAGGCGCGAGCCCTCCACGCTCACCTTCAGATTTTCATAGGTGAACGAGGTGTAGGACAGCCCGTGGCCGAAGGCGAAGGTCGGGGTCAGGCCCTTGGCCGCCATCCACTTGTAGCCGACGTTGGCGCCTTCGATATCGAAATCGAACACATCACCGAACGGCTTGGCCGGCTTGAAGCCGAGGCCATCAATGTGCGGGCGTGGCAGCTGCGATTCGTCCGTCACCCAGGTCACCGGCAGGCGGCCGGACGGATTGGCCTGGCCGGTCAGCAGCGCGGCGATGCCTTCGCCACCACGGATGCCCGGGTACCAGGCCTGCAGCATCGCCGGCACCTGCGCCAGCCACGGCGTGCGCACCGGGCCATTGGTTTCCAGCACCAGCACGGTCTTCGGGTTGGCCTTGGCCACTGCCGAGATCAGGGCATCCTGGTTGTCCGGCAGCTGCATGTCCGGCAGGTCCACCGATTCGGCGGCCCACTGGGTGGCGAACACGATGGCCACGTCAGCCTGCGCTGCGGCCTTGGCCGCAGCGGCGGCATTGGTCCCGTCCACATACTCGATGGTCGCGTCCGGGCGCGCCGCACGCAGCGATTCCAGCGGCGAGGACGGATGGAAGATCACCGGGCCCGGCCAGGTGGTCGGCATCACGCCCGGCACCGCATTGGTGCCCTTGGCGGTGACGCCCACCATCGACGAACCACCGCCGCCGATCACGCCCTTGTCGGCATGGCCGCCGATGATGACGATGCGCTTCACGCTGTCGGCCAGCGGCAGCAGGTTGCCCTCATTGCGCAGCAGCACGCTGCCCTCTTCCACCGTGCGCTGGGCAACGGCGAAGCCGGCCTCGGCATCCACCTTCTGGTGCTGCGGCGGGTTGTCGAAGTTGCCATGCAGGAACATCGTGCGCAGGATGCGCGCCACCATGTCGTTCAGGCGCGCCTGCGGCACCACGCCGCCGTGCACGGCCAGGCGCAGCGGTTCGTCGAAGAACACCGCCGCGTCGAACACTTCACCGGCCGACTGCTGGTCCAGGCCGGCCAGCGCTGCCTTGGAACCGCTGTGCACGCCGCCCCAGTCGGACATCACGAAACCGGGGAACTTCCATTCCTGCTTCAGCACCTGGTTCATCAGGTAGCCGTTCTCGCAGCCGTAGGTGCCGTTGATCTTGTTGTACGAGCACATCGCCACGCCCGGGCGACCGGCTTCCAGCGCGATCTCGAAGGCCAGCAGGTCCGACTCGTGCATGGCCTGTTCGCCGATGCGCACGTCGTGGAAGTTGCGACGGGTCTCCATGTCGTTCAGCGCGAAGTGCTTCATCGACGAGATCACGTGCTGGCTCTGCACGCCCTGGATCAGCGCGCCAACCATCGAGCCGGCCAGCAGCGGATCTTCACCGGCATATTCGAAGTTACGGCCGTTGCGCGGGTCGCGCTGCAGGTTGACGCTGCCCGACAGCAGGATATTGAAGCGCTGCTGCCATGCCTCGCGGCCCATCGTGGCGCCACCGGCGAAGGCGACTTCACGGTTCCAGCTCGATGCGGTGGACGGGCCCGACGGCATCGCCGTGGCGAAATCGCCCGGGCGGATGCCACCCGGATTGGTCACGCCGACGCCGGCATCGGCTGATTGCTGCGACGGAATGCCCAACCGCGCCACGCCCGGCACGAAACCGGCCGAACCGACTGCGCCTTCCGGCAGCGGGCCGCCGTCCTTGCCCAGCCCGAAGTAGCTGTGCAGCATCTGGAACTTCTCATCCTCGGTCATCGCCTTCAGCAGCAGCGCAGCGCGCGCGTCGGCGTTGAGGGTGGTGTCCATCCACGGCCTGTCGCCATGCGTGTCGGCGGCGTAAGCCAGGGTCAGCAGGGTGGCGCGCAGGGTACTGCCTTCCACCTTGAACGGCGCACTGCTGGCGGCCTGGAAGCCATCGCTGAAATAGCTGGCATCGGCTTCCAGCGCGACACGCGCCGGATCGAAGCCTGCGGCCTTGGCCGATTCACCGGCCACCGCGCCGAGCAGCACCGCCGGTGCACCCAGCCGCGAACGGGTGACCAGCGCCGGCAGCTGCGCCGCACCTGCACCGGCATCGGTATAGACCGCCACGGTGTGGCGGCCGTCGTCCAGGCGCAGGTAGTTCAGGCCCGGCTGGTCGGGGCCGGATTCAGCGGCGATCGGCAGCCGGGTCAGCACTGCCTGGCCGCGCTGGGTCTGGCCATCGTCCTTGCCGGCAGCAATGAAGCGGTACGCGTAGCCCAGGCCATCGGCCAGCACCTGCAGCGGATCGACCTGGCCGATGCCGCGCTGCACCTGGCGCACGCTCACCGCGTCCACCTGCAGGGTCTTCAGCTGGGCGGCCAGGGCCGGCATCGCCTCGGCGGTCGGGGCCTGTTCCAGGGTCAGCACAGTGAACGCGGCGGGGTCGGCCCAGGCCGGGGCGGCCAGTGCGGCAGACAGGGCCAGGGACAGTGCAAGCGGCTTTGTAAACGTTTTCATCGGCAGGCGTAATTCCGTTGCCAAGGCAATCGGTCCAGGGAAAGTGCCGCCGAAGGGTGCAGCGTTCATGCCGCGCAGGGGTTGCCAGGCAACGTCCCGCAGGCCGATGGACGGGCCGGTCTGCGCGCGGGACCCTCCTCCCGGCGTGACAACCTGCCTGCCCGGGCCGCGCAGGGCGACCCAATCCTGTGAAGATTGTGCGAGGGCGTTCACACCTGTCAACAGGACCTAAGTCACAGGGGCAACCCGGCCAGCGGTTATCAGGCCATCACCGGCGGTCATCAGCGCGCCGCGCGAGGCTGCCGATAATGAGGGTCCCTGGCCACGAACCGAGCCCATGACCGTCCATCGCGACTTCGACCATCTCTGGCGCGACCGCTGTGATACCTCCAGCCAGCGCGCGCCGCGCGTGTTGATCCGGGTGTTCGTGGCCCCCGGTGAGCTGGAGCGCAGCGTGGCGTTCTACGAGCAGTTGCAGGGCGTGGTGGCCGATGCCGGGTTCCCGTTTCCGGAGGCCGGCCTGCGTCTGGCGATGGTCGGTGCGTTCCTGTTGATCGAGGGCAGCAAGGCGGCGCTGGCGCCGTTCACTTCGACCACGGGGACGCTGCTGGTCGATGACGTTCGGCCCTATCACGACAAGCTGGTGGCGGCTGGCGCTGAAATCATCTTCCCGCTGCAGGTGGTACCGACCGGGGCGGCGTTCAATGCGGTGCATCCCGATGGCACCGTGGTCGAGTACGTGCATCACCGGCCGGATCCGCAGGGGCGGTGAGGTGACGGCCGGGCTGCGCCCGGCACCCGCAGAGGCGACATCAACGTCAACAGCCAGAGCAACAGCAAAAGCTGGGCTCCTGCCGGTAGGCGGGGTGGGTCCGGTTGCGGGGGCCGCTGCAAGTACGTCCATGTAAGCTCGGTCGCCGCATCCATGCGGCTCACGCCCCCGCAACCGGACCCACCCCGCCTTCGACAATTCGCCGCAATCTGCAGTAGATCCACGCCATGCGTGGATGCTCTTCGATCAATCGTCGAATCAATCGATTTCGATGGAGATTCATCCACGCATGGCGTGGATCTACAATCCCTCCATGTCCTCTCCCGCCCTGCCCTGGAATGGCACGCTGCTGCTGGATGCTCACGTGGCCGTGCTGCAGGGCCACGCCGGTGGCAGCGATACGCACGCGCACTACGCCCATCAACTGTTGCTGAGCGAAGCCGCGCCCTGGCAGGTCGAGGTTGATGGCGTGCGGCACCAGGGCCAACGGCTGTGGCTGCCGTCATTCCAGCCGCACGCAATCCTGTCGGCGCCGGAAGCGGGCTGTACGGTGTTCCTCGAGCCCGCACATGCCGATCCCGGGCAGATCGAGCAGCACCTGCACGCGCTGCCGGGCAACGCGCTGGAGCTGCACGACTGGCTGCCACGGCTGAGTCGCCCGCAACCGCTGGACCGCCGCGTGCAGGCCGCGCTGTCCCGTATCGACCAGCACCTGCCCGGCCCGGTGCCGGCTGCCGATATCGCCGAGGCGGCGCATCTGTCGGCCAGCCAGCTGCATCGGCGCTTCCAGTCCGATCTGGCGGTGACCCTGCGCGGCTGGGTACTGTGGCAACGGCTGCGCCGCGCACTGATGCATCATCTGCGCGGGCACAGCCTGACCGACAGCGCGCACGCGGCCGGATTCGCTGACCTGGCCCATCTGTCACGCAGCCTGCGCCGCATGTTTGGCATCGGTGCCGCGCAGCTGCAGGGCCTGCAGCTGCACGCGGTCTGACATGTTCGATCATTCGCGCCTGCGCAGACCTTCCGGCAGCTCCGGTACCTCGCCATGCGGCAGTTCGCGGAACGGCGCCAGCAGCTGCCCGGGATAGTCACGCGGATAGTCCGGCTGGCTGCCGATGCCGAGGTCGCGTTGCTGCAGCCGATAGCCGGGCGCATCGAAGGCGGTCCCCAGCAGGTGATCCCAGACAGTCAGGAACAGGCCGAAGTTGACGTCGCCGGCGGTGCCGTAACGCATGTGGTGGAAGCGATGCAGCGGTGCCCAGGCCATCACCCGGCCCAGCACGCCGGGGCGCATGTCCACGTTGGAATGCTGCAGCAGCAGCTGGATGGCAATGGCGAAGGCCAGCACCGCGGCTACCGGCATCGGCAGGCCCAGCACCAGCAGCGGCAGCACGCCACCGACCGCTTCGGCCGCCTGGTGCAGCGGATGCTTCATCAGTCCGTTGAAACCATACATGCGGGTCACGCTGTGATGCACCGCATGCAGCCGCCACAGCCAGCCGATGCGATGGCTGGCGTAGTGCACCAGGGTGATGCCGAGATCGGCGCAGATGACGGCCAGCAGCACCTGCAGCGCGAATGGCCACTGCAGCGGCCAGGCCTGCCACGGAATGATGGCTGCCAGCAGTGGCACCGCCGCGATCGACAGCAGGTTCAGGCTCTCGTTGACCAGCGCATGCAGGGTGTCACGCAGGCTGTCGCCGTGATCGTGGTTGAACGCGGGGTCATACGGCCAAGCACGTTCGGCAGCGAACGAGACCGCGATGGCAACCGCCAGCAAGGCCAGCAGCCATAGCGGGTCGCCGTGGAGGTGGCCGACCCAGGCCACGGCGGCGGCAACGAAACCCAGCAGGAACAACGGGGCATACAGGCGGAGCATCCAGTGCTTCATGGGCAATCCGGAAAGTAAGGGGCCTGCATGCTGGCGCCGCGTATGGGGCGCCGGCTTGAACAAACGGCGCAACCCGGCGCGCTCCCCGGTGGATGACCATCGTGGACGGCACCACGTTTCCCACATCCATGCATGGCGTGGATCTACAATGGCGCCCTCATCGCGCCCGGGACCGGCATGGATTCCTTCAACCTGATGCGTGCCTTCCGCCGCATCGTCGAACGCGGCGGGCTGGCCCGCGCCGCCGAAGACCTGGGCATGTCGCCGGCCGGCCTGAGCAAGCAGCTGCGCACCCTGGAAGCGCACCTGGGCGTGGTGCTGCTGCAGCGGACCACGCGGCGCATGAGCCTGACTGAGACCGGCCACGCCTATTACCGCGAATGCTGCCGCCTGCTCGACGAGCTGGAGGCGCTGGAACGCGGCATCGCCGAACAGCGCGGCGACGTGGCCGGGCGCCTGCGCGTCAATGCACCGCAATCATTCGCGCTGAGCACGCTGTCGCCGCTGCTGCCGCGCTTCCTGCAGCAGCACCCGCAGCTGTCGCTGGACCTTGTGATGGAAGACCGCCTGCTCGATGCGGTGGGCGAAGGTTTCGATGTGTCGCTGCGGTTGCGTGCCGAGCTGGATGACTCGCGGCTGGTGGCGCGCCGGCTGGCCTCGCTGCAGCAGGTGCTGTGCGCGGCCCCGTCCTACCTGCGGCAGCATCCGGCACCGCAGGCGGTGGACGATCTGCAGACGCACAGCGTGCTGGCTTACAGCCTGTCCGACTCGCCCGGCAGCTGGCCGCTGCTCGGCCCTGATGGGCAGGTAACGATCACCCTGCCGGCGCGCGTCACCGTCAACAACAGCCTGCTGCTGCGCGACCTGCTGGTGGCCGGCATGGGCATCGGCGCCCTGCCCTCGTTCCTGGCGGCACCGGCGCTGGCCCGTGGCGAACTGCAGCAGGTGCTGCCCGACCACCGCTATCCGCCGCGCTTCGTGCATGCGGTCTACCCCACCTCGCGCCACCTGCAGCCCAAGGTGCGTGCCTTCATCGATTTCCTGCACGCCGAGCTGCCCGGCTGCGCTGGCCTGGATTCGTAACCGCCAGCGAAAACTGAGCTGCCCGCGGCGTGCTGTTTCAGACGCGCCGCGCTGCCTACTCTGCCGCCTCCCCTCTCACCGATGGCAGGCAGATGTCTTCCGTTCCTTCCCCCGCCACCGCCGCGCCGGTGGTCGATTTCTTCCACGACGTGGTCTGCGGCTGGTGCTTCGTGCTGGCCCCGCGCCTGCAGCAGGTCTCCGCCGAACTCGGCATCCAGGTGCGTCACCGCAGCTTCGTGCTGCAGGACTCGCGCGCGCAGATGATCGAGGTGTTCGGCTCGATGGAGCGCGCCAAGGCGATCATCCTGCGCCACTGGACCGACTGCGCCGCGCATGAAG includes the following:
- a CDS encoding CocE/NonD family hydrolase, whose protein sequence is MRVRAVAVAIALCLSSTVLAAETPPMTPDISGKPFVAPDVGRDYDKRVVMVPMRDGTKLYTVIVVPKGARNAPILLTRTPYDAAGRASRSDSPRMRDLLPQGDEVFVDGGYIRVFQDIRGKYGSEGDYVMTRPLRGPLNNTKVDHSTDAWDTIDWLVKNVPESNGKVGMLGSSYEGFTVVMALTDPHPALKVAAPQSPMVDGWMGDDWLNYGAFRQVNFNYFAMQTEKRGKGTPLPSLGYDDYSTFLRIGSAGDYARFTGVDQLTWWKKLVEHPAYDGFWQGQALDAVMAKTPLKVPTMWLQGLWDQEDMWGANHAYQAMEGRDSGNNRNYLVMGPWRHSQVNYSGSELGALKFDGDTALQFRRDVLKPFFDQYLVDGAPKADTPPVLIYNTGENHWDRLKGWPRSCDKGCAASSKPLYLRAGGKLAFQAPAAGEGDFEEYVSDPAKPVPFVPRPVRFGDRDMWTTWLVKDQRFVDGRPDVLTFITEPLAAPLRIGGAPVVHLQASTSGTDSDWVVKLIDVYPDQEASTPEMGGYELPVSLAIFRGRYRESFSDPKPLAANQVLPYRFDLPNANHTFQKGHRVMVQVQSSLFPLYDRNPQTYVPNIYLAKPSDYQKATQRVWHSAAQASYIDLPVY
- a CDS encoding DUF4440 domain-containing protein, which encodes MDTIAEHEVHHLHDKLQAWFRADAGTDALEDLMAHFCADFSMVGIAGRRLDRNALQALFAGGHGARPGLQISIDAVQAVEAPSPLAVLRYREGHAIDGGEPVWRESLAVLRREEGRWRWLALHEVTAA
- a CDS encoding MFS transporter, producing the protein MPSPRLRHEAIFLLVFALDLVNMFIATVAYPALAAELHADISTLAWVGTAYMLGLSVVIPLAPWLAARCGERRLLLVALLLFAVAAALAGAAPGIGWLLGWRLLQGLAGGLLIPVAQAAAYRQCTPDQRGALTRRILLVALLVPALAPALGGLLVQWLSWRGVLWASLPLAVVAIGLVLAWMPADGARSAPRLQAYALSTAMAALGALLLALTWLGEPGHRGAGAVLLLVALLLAAAHLRHARQQAQPLLRWSLLSHRGLRLAMLIYLAVPGVFIGSQLVSTLQLHQAGYSAARIGALMLPWALASAIAITASKRLLARFGPASVLRAGMLLQACGLLLMALLPHPVFAIAAWLFALMGAGGSLCSSTAQTLAFHGVEGEALGDASALWNLNRQLSFCLGTAAIALLLALAMQWLPARATGAALGLAAVLTLLPMALLRRPQLLTLSQPEDT
- a CDS encoding LysR family transcriptional regulator; this translates as MVSLDRFDIFRAVVEAGSLTAAADRLGLSRAVVSFNLKRLEQELGVTLLLRSTRHLALTDAGEQFLQHCVQALDAAQAAIDAARRDQHQLQGVLRLTTTPEYAQLRLIPALEAFRARHPALQLHLSTSPAPADLIPERFDLAIRLGRLPDSGLHASELERHPLCAVAAPCLLARLPSADAADDPVQLGTLPRLGYPRLADVPVVAPDGSDALFATNPGNAVVRVDGASSLRAFALAGAGVTVLPRWLIEDDLAQDRLRPVLRQHRFPQQSVYAVYPHSTQPSPKVRQLIDFLRGWFVT
- a CDS encoding glycoside hydrolase family 3 C-terminal domain-containing protein translates to MKTFTKPLALSLALSAALAAPAWADPAAFTVLTLEQAPTAEAMPALAAQLKTLQVDAVSVRQVQRGIGQVDPLQVLADGLGYAYRFIAAGKDDGQTQRGQAVLTRLPIAAESGPDQPGLNYLRLDDGRHTVAVYTDAGAGAAQLPALVTRSRLGAPAVLLGAVAGESAKAAGFDPARVALEADASYFSDGFQAASSAPFKVEGSTLRATLLTLAYAADTHGDRPWMDTTLNADARAALLLKAMTEDEKFQMLHSYFGLGKDGGPLPEGAVGSAGFVPGVARLGIPSQQSADAGVGVTNPGGIRPGDFATAMPSGPSTASSWNREVAFAGGATMGREAWQQRFNILLSGSVNLQRDPRNGRNFEYAGEDPLLAGSMVGALIQGVQSQHVISSMKHFALNDMETRRNFHDVRIGEQAMHESDLLAFEIALEAGRPGVAMCSYNKINGTYGCENGYLMNQVLKQEWKFPGFVMSDWGGVHSGSKAALAGLDQQSAGEVFDAAVFFDEPLRLAVHGGVVPQARLNDMVARILRTMFLHGNFDNPPQHQKVDAEAGFAVAQRTVEEGSVLLRNEGNLLPLADSVKRIVIIGGHADKGVIGGGGSSMVGVTAKGTNAVPGVMPTTWPGPVIFHPSSPLESLRAARPDATIEYVDGTNAAAAAKAAAQADVAIVFATQWAAESVDLPDMQLPDNQDALISAVAKANPKTVLVLETNGPVRTPWLAQVPAMLQAWYPGIRGGEGIAALLTGQANPSGRLPVTWVTDESQLPRPHIDGLGFKPAKPFGDVFDFDIEGANVGYKWMAAKGLTPTFAFGHGLSYTSFTYENLKVSVEGSRLVASVDIRNTGKRAGADVAQLYLKLPAGSTTPIRLIGYDKVTLQPGEQRRIRIEAEPKTLAHYDAQARQWKIDGGTYQVQLSRNAAEPLQTVDVQLVEQVLR
- a CDS encoding glyoxalase/bleomycin resistance/dioxygenase family protein, coding for MTVHRDFDHLWRDRCDTSSQRAPRVLIRVFVAPGELERSVAFYEQLQGVVADAGFPFPEAGLRLAMVGAFLLIEGSKAALAPFTSTTGTLLVDDVRPYHDKLVAAGAEIIFPLQVVPTGAAFNAVHPDGTVVEYVHHRPDPQGR
- a CDS encoding AraC family transcriptional regulator, producing MAWIYNPSMSSPALPWNGTLLLDAHVAVLQGHAGGSDTHAHYAHQLLLSEAAPWQVEVDGVRHQGQRLWLPSFQPHAILSAPEAGCTVFLEPAHADPGQIEQHLHALPGNALELHDWLPRLSRPQPLDRRVQAALSRIDQHLPGPVPAADIAEAAHLSASQLHRRFQSDLAVTLRGWVLWQRLRRALMHHLRGHSLTDSAHAAGFADLAHLSRSLRRMFGIGAAQLQGLQLHAV
- a CDS encoding sterol desaturase family protein codes for the protein MKHWMLRLYAPLFLLGFVAAAVAWVGHLHGDPLWLLALLAVAIAVSFAAERAWPYDPAFNHDHGDSLRDTLHALVNESLNLLSIAAVPLLAAIIPWQAWPLQWPFALQVLLAVICADLGITLVHYASHRIGWLWRLHAVHHSVTRMYGFNGLMKHPLHQAAEAVGGVLPLLVLGLPMPVAAVLAFAIAIQLLLQHSNVDMRPGVLGRVMAWAPLHRFHHMRYGTAGDVNFGLFLTVWDHLLGTAFDAPGYRLQQRDLGIGSQPDYPRDYPGQLLAPFRELPHGEVPELPEGLRRRE
- a CDS encoding LysR family transcriptional regulator — protein: MAWIYNGALIAPGTGMDSFNLMRAFRRIVERGGLARAAEDLGMSPAGLSKQLRTLEAHLGVVLLQRTTRRMSLTETGHAYYRECCRLLDELEALERGIAEQRGDVAGRLRVNAPQSFALSTLSPLLPRFLQQHPQLSLDLVMEDRLLDAVGEGFDVSLRLRAELDDSRLVARRLASLQQVLCAAPSYLRQHPAPQAVDDLQTHSVLAYSLSDSPGSWPLLGPDGQVTITLPARVTVNNSLLLRDLLVAGMGIGALPSFLAAPALARGELQQVLPDHRYPPRFVHAVYPTSRHLQPKVRAFIDFLHAELPGCAGLDS